TCtgtctacctatctatctatcaaGCTGTATTTGTCTGTCTATCTTTCGATCTATATCTGTCCATGTATCTATCGAtccatatatgtatttgtctgtctatatgtatgtgtatctTTCCGCGACGCTCCAGCTCGGTGCctgtcttctgctgcgcgctgTTTTCAGCGCGAACGTCGGCAtacgcctccgctgcctcttgCTACTCGGCTGACGCGTGCCacgccccgccggcggcgcccgcccctcctccgcagccgcacgcTTCGGGCGCATCAGGCGCCTCTTCCGagaccggcgcaggcgccaggcccgcgcgcacgcctcctGGTCACGCCGTCACCTCGCCGCCCACGTCGCTGTCCTGTTCGGGCGCGGTCACGTCTGGCGAGAGGGCTAGCAGGCTGTCCCGAGAGCGCGTccagagaggaaaagacggaagctctgcggcgcacgTGGACGTTGCaccgggcgcgcggagggcgtgcagcgacagcaggcccgcagcggagacgcgagatggcgaggaaggccgccCCAAAGAAGCGACACGCGAAGGaacggagacaggaggcgcaaGGGGgtgcgacgcggcgctcgaaTCGCAGAAAAGTGAAGAAGTCGATCTATTTGGTAAACTGCGAGCTTCAACACATCGATCTGTGGTACCGCTGCGGAGATCCAGGCTGACGGACATATATAttttgtatgtatgtatgtatgtatgtatgtatgtatgtatgtatgtatgtatgtatatatatatatatatatatatatgtatatgatTCCGCGCATAGCGTGTAATGCGCGTGGCAGGGTTTCCCCCTTCTGGTAGAACGGAAGCTCTTCGTCTGCATATATGCAATATTCgtacatatacgtatgtatatatatgtatatacgtatatatatgtgtttTCTTGCGTATATGTCCAAACGATTCTGCCTGCGTTTCGCTCTCTGTCCTTTCGCTCAAGATTTCTGTGTGTATGAAAGTAAACTGTGCTGTGCATGTAAGTGTCGCTGACGGTCTCCTGCCTGGCGTTCAGATCTGTTTGGGGCGACGGAggctccgccagcgcgcgactctctctcgcttcctctcgacgacgccgcggctgttTCGTCTGTTTTCGGCGGAGCGGAGACTTTGATGCCCTCGCTTgggtcgctgccgcctgcgctctTTGATCCCGTCCCGCCTCCTGCTCAGGCGAAGGACGCCAAGTCTGCGGGCCTGCCCGCACCTcgagcgtcttcttcgccttccccgGCCGCTACAGGGGGCTCCTCTTCTGGGCTCGTTTCGTCTCCATTTTCTTCTCTTATGGGCACAGGCGAGGTGGAAGGCGCACCTCCCAGCGGCAGGCGTGCATGCGGGCCTCTGGGGCTGCTcacgccagcggcggcgcagcctgctgcttctttgcgcgcgtcctcgtctcccttcgcctctgcctccccgctcgccgctgcttcgAGCCCGTCGGCCTCGCTCTTTTCTGCGCCGTGCTCTGCAGCTTCAGGCGCAGTGTCCAGCGCGCCGAAAGGCCTCGGCAGTCCTCTGGTGGAGCCCTCGCTCGCCCCAGCCCCTcgggcgtcggcgtccgctccggcggcggtttctccttcgctggcgccggcgtTGCTCCCGCCGtttgccgcgccgccttcgcggtcAGAACCTGCCGATGCCGCGACGCTCTGCGAAtcgagcgaggcgcccaACGGCCCCTTCGCGTGCTTTGACATCCACAGCGCCACAGACCCGCTCTTccccgctcgcgctgccgtcgcgcaggcccgcgcggcaccgccatcgcctcagccgcccgcggcagcgtcgcggagcgccgcagcctcgcttcttctgctggGCGAAAACGgagacgacagcggcgcgtgcgcgccccCTCGGTTCCCgagctcgccgctcgcgcagacggcggcctcctgctcctcgtcgccctccgcctcggcttTCGCAGGGAGTCTCCCGCCACGGCgcgagctgccggcgcgccttgGAGAAgtctgcgcggccgtctcGCCAGACCCGGGGCGCGAGACGGATGAACGCCTCGCCCAAAACaaaggcgcggcgtcgcccacGAGCGGCGCGGACCCGGGGGGCGCAGCGAGCACGCCGCAGCCCGAAGGGGCGTCGAatgctgcgcggcggggcgTCGAGGGGCGTAGGCAAGGAGCAAAGGACTCGCAGGCGgacagcgccggcagcaaaCCGACCGCGCGAGCCGATCCGCTGCTGCTCATCTGGGAAGAAGCCTTTCGGGGCGATACGGCGAGAGTCCTGGCAGACCGCGaagacggcagcagcggcgaccgACATGAGGGTCAGGCGGAGGGCCTCAGGCGGGGCGAGCCGGCCGGCGAGAGacgggaagaagaggcgaggcttttttcgtcttcggcgcaggcggcgctcgcgagtCAGCTGGACTCGGCGACTAGCGAGGGGAGACGTGAGAAGCGGCAacaagcggagacgcagacctTCGTGTTCCCCGGGGGCCTGcagcctccctcgcgccttcgcgcggagccgccgagagaagacgacacTTCGCGGCGGCAAGACGTGCCCGATGACCCCTTCGCAGGCCTCATGACcctcgcaggcgagaagctGGACATCCATGCGAACTTCTAGCACACAAGGCTGCGACATCGCTGACATTGTGAAAGGCGAAGTCGGTCTCCACGCgtcacgcgcgcctcgtgggAATCCAGCGAGAGCGCCAGAACAGCAAGGGAGGGGGTTCCTCTGGGTCAGCTTCGTGCGTCAAGCGCGAGGGCTGCTGATGAGAAGGCTTTCTTGACTACGCAGTGCGATTCGATCGAGAGGAATTTaaggcgctggcgctcgcgtattgtctgcgtctcgcgaaCTCCATTCAGAGCTagcgcttcctcgcgtgtCGATGTAGGATATAAATCGCGTTGGGTGCCTGATGGAGCATTTGTTTCCTGCGCTacctcgcccgctgcgctAGGAACGGCGCTGGCTTCTGCAAAGAGCGGCGTGTGCGGTCCATGCCCCGCCCCTGGGGGACGAGAAACCCTTAACCGGAAGACAgcgctgtacgtacacttgAAGACCcacggcgagagagcgtcGCGCAGCCCTAAATCTCAAGGAGGAAAGAAGCTAAAACAACGGCGGCAGAGCACGGAAGTGCAggggcgcctctgcgtgcgttcTCCATTGCCACACGCAGACAATCGCCGATATCGATTGCAGCTTTGCAGACgtgcataaatatatatatatatatatgtcacTGCCTATAATTggatatatgtgtatatatctttacatgtatgtatacatatgcggGTATAAGTGCTTATCGGCGTGCACTGCGCTTCTGTCGCGTCACAGTGAACTTCGCGCCAGATGGGCTAGTGGAGATTCGCCCGGCTACGAtaatatatgtatctatgtatgtctatgcgtgttttttctgtctgccACCCCTTCGCGTACGTTCATAGAGCGCAGACAGCCCGAGCCACAATTCGCTTTTTTCGCGCTGTTCACTTTTGTCGGGTTTGGGCGCCACTCGGAAGTCCAGTTTCGCCTTCGAGACGTTCTCTGGATTCTTCCTTTTAAGTTTCCGAAGCGGAGGCCGGAGCCCTGGGTGAGCTCTCTAAACTCTCTAGCGGATCCTGGAGACTGTCTCGCAGTCGAACCCTCGCGGTGCCGCTGCTGTGGAGATTGAAAAAGGGGGAGTGGGAAGCAAGAAGTCCATCGCGAAAGCGCTTGACTCTgcccgcagagcgcgcgagCTTGAGCCCCGAAAACCGCTGTCCTCGGATGAGCGTTGTTCCTTTGGGCAGCACGTgagcctcctccgcaggcgacccGCGCAAGGCTTGCGTAGGCGGCCGTGAAGCATTGAAACGACAAGCGCGGCCTGGGGCCTACTAGCACCGCAAGCACATTCAAAAGACAATTCAGAAGCAAATGGCCCGCCGTCGGCTCCGCACATCCTTATGTAGAGACCGTGCACAAATATaggcctctgcatgcggtcATATCCGACGGcgtggggggagggggaggggggggggggccggAAGGGGTAGGGGCTGCGCACGTGTTGACCCCAGTGGAGCACACGCTTGCAGCAGATGCGCATAACGCGAGGCACGCCGTAGATCGTCTGCTGTTTGGAGTGTGGccgcgcgttcgcggctgcgccaaACAGAAGCTCCACGCtcgggagagacgcgccggcgagccggagacgcagcctctgcggacGCAGTCCTGCGGACGCAGCCTCGCGTGTGTCTGGTTTTTCGCGCACGCGATGCAGAGTCGCGATTCGGCGAAGCGTCCAGGGAGTTCAACCTGAGCGTCTGTGCGCGCTCTGACGTTGATGCTTCAACGTTTCTTGCAGGGCGTCACCGCGAGAAGAATCCTGGCAGAAAGCCGGAGGGGATACCCATATCCGCAGTTTTCACCTCGcggtctttcttctctcgcagcTTGGGCCGCGGCTTCCGAGCGCCCTGTttcgggcgcgccgcgaggttCGCGCCGACCTGCGCCGCGACCATCAGATTCGTCACGCGATCCTGGCTGTCGTGACCACCGAACGCGTAGAGGCAGTTCTAAAAAGCAAAAAAGGGCAAACCATCCGTGACGCGAGATGCACCGGAAAACGGCACGCATTTAAAGACCCGTCCATGCAAAAGCGTTCCGACAACTATCGATATAATTTTCTATATATAATATAGATATAAATCTATAGATAAAcgtatatagatatatgagTATAGATATAAATGAACAGAACCGCGCGCAGTGTAAACAGAtatatcaatatatatatatatatatatatatgtgctgCGGGGGACAAGAGAACGCTAGGAGATGGAGCGGCAAGTGAAAATGTTTGCTGTTTTGCGGCTTACGTTTAAGACGAGGCCGGCCGCGAGCTCCGTGCGTGgcacgcggacgccgccgagcgagaTGCTGACCCACGTCTTCGTGGGAATGTGCAGTCGATACAGCGTCGCTGAGGAAACAAAAAAACTCGAAGAGCGTGAAAGGCCCAGAAGCTACAAGCTAGAGGGAGAGGCAGTAAAGCGCTGGGGTGGAAAAAAGGCCAACAGATTACGGTCTAGCTGCCTCGCGTTGCCTGTTGCTTTGCAGTCCTGTCGTGCGACCCCGCTACAATTCACTTCCTGCCATCACTCGTGGAGCGTCATCTACCCTTCGCTCTCCTGCCGTTCCTCGCCCTGTCCCTGAACCTTTCCTTTGCTCAGGCCTGTCCTAGAGCTTCACTTGCGTGCGGGGGGTATCTCCAAGATCAGATCTCAATCGCTGTGCGGCTCGTCGCGCGTCCTTCGATGCCCTTCCCCTCCTTCCTGTGCGTCGAGTTTCTCGCTCGTGCATTTTTTGCTTTCTTTCGTCTGCCCTCCACACCCCCGGTTCGAAGCCCGGCTTGATCTCACTTTTTGTCAGTTTTAACGTTTTTCTCATGAGATCACCTCGACTTACACATGCAGCACAGAGCTCCGtccgcgcctcggccgccgtAGACTAGCATGTACGCACCCACGACGGCCGCCGAATGTCTGCGAAACGCAAAACAGCCAGTCCTCGCACCGCGGAAATCAGCCGCTGGTACCCTCTCCCGTGCGGTTCGATTCTCAGAGAGACGCCCGCACAGCCGCACCAAAATGTGCTAGtattccgcgcgcgcctgtctaAATGCATCTACACCTGAGAATGCGTTTCAACTGCGGAAAGCGAGAAATACCGCGCCGCTTTTGTGACACAAGCGGAGGATCCCCCTTTCACTGATTCGCTATACGCACACTCTAGAGGCctgactctctctctctctctcgcagcagACATTCTCTCTGAAGGGATACGGACGCACGTGGAAGCCACTTCGCCGGCTCAGgaggcctctctcgcccCCAGGCAACGAGAGCTCGCATCTCGGCAAAGCATGCGTCTAGGGCCTGCACTCAGGCCTAAAACGCCCTCCGCTCAGTCCTTATTCTCATGCGTTTGTCTAGTTACTCACCGAATGCGTGGCGACGGTTTGTCTCCGGAGGCCTCGCACTTCACCCAGACGTTGCTGTCGACGTAGTACTCAAAGAGCGCATTGGAGATCTCTGCCGGAGTGGCTGCCTCCCGGGGGTCCAGCCACAGCCGCTGCCAAGTCGTCAGCTTCGACcaccgcgaggaagaagacaccaaagaggacggcgagcccAAGGCGCCGGGAGGGCCCCCGACAGGGCTCAGAGGCCCAGACGCCGCTGAGCTTCCTGCAAAGCCGGAGAAACTCGCGCTTTCTGAAGGGAGAGATGCAGACGCTATGGGAACGCGTCCATCGCCTGAGGTCTCTTttctcgcgtcgccttctccgacTGGAAagcgcttcggcgcctctttggcaggcgacgagggcgccgcggcctcgcggtctCGGCTTTCGAggcctcccgccgcctctgggGTGCGCTCGCCCAGGAGGCAGAGTTCGTCCTCTTCGAAGTCTTTTTCacgcctctctttcttctctctccgtctctccttctgccTGCCGAGGGACGCACGGCCCCAGCTCCAGGTCttcccggcggcggccgaggcgcccgcggggaaGCCCGCTCTCAGCGCGCCAGAGGGCTGTTTTTCGCTCTCAGAGAGACGCTcgtcttttttctccttGGCAGCCGCGGACGAGGGCCCTCCACCGGCGGCACATCCCACCAGTCCACCGAAAATCAAGACTACGCGGGCGAGACTGCGCTCGGCAGCCTCGACGGCCTCTGCGAGGCTGCCTTTCTGCTTCTCAGACATCGACGCGAGGCAAGTACACAGCGGCCGAGGGGCGTTCTCGGGAGACGAGAACGACGGCGGAACGCCGCaacgcggcgcctggggtCCCTCATGTGGttgcgccttctcttcggCGCTCACTGCATCGTGCTTCTCGGCGGGCGACTGGCTAGGCCCCACGGCCTCgttctcggcgccgcggagcgacgacgaTGCCGCAGGGGCGTCAGTTGCCGCGCGGTGCGCGTGCTTCCACGAACACGGAAacggaagagaagaagagcgcgccgacgcagaacGAAACGGCGAGCGCCGTGAAACAGAGACTGTCGCCGCAGTGATAGCCGCGGACTTTTGAGctgccagcgcggcgccgcgcggatcGGCTAAGCAGTCCAGCCACGCGAGACGATTGCCGGTCTCcctcgctgcccgcgcctcgctgccctcccCTCCTTCTTGACGTGCGTCTCCCGCGGAGCTCTCATGCAGAAGCTCCGCTCGCGagtcgccctcttcttcgcgctcatctccctctcctctctccgccgcggactCGTCGTGTAcctctcttttctgctgctcttcagcgccgcggtcgccgccctgaGTGTGCGTCTGTCCTCTGTCTGCGGTTCGttcagcctctgcggccgcgcgtgcgtctggggcgctcgcgtccctctcacgcgtcggcggcgcgtctgcagcgggagaacgcggcggacgcgcttgCGAGTCTGGGCGCCAGtctgctgcgctcgccggcgcgcggcacgcgcatgcacggTGGCCTGCCGGGGGGGACAGACGAAAAACTTCTTGAGAGGCTGCCTCAGTGAGTCCCGAGACGCATGCTGTGTGGTAGGCGTGCCCCGGAGGAGCgaccgacgcagaggcgacaaaCCAgaactgcggcggcgtcatcCAAGACGGAGACACGGCGCTccaccgccgcgcctgcagatcAAACAGCCAGACGTCCTTCAacctgcagaaaaaaacgtATCCAGCAGAGAGCAACAGTGAGAgaccgcgacggcgcagcgagcaggAAAGACGTGGGGACCCTAGCCTCGAAGTACCACCGGTCTCAAAGCACATAGACATGcacgcatacatacatacatacatacatacatacatacatacatgcttacatacgtacatgcatacatacgtatatatatatatatattcataggTATAGACGAAGAGCAAGATCTAGATCGAGATatgaagaaaaagaaagataCATATAGATAAGTAGATATGCAAACAGATGCATAATATGCGTTTGTGTAACTCTTTTTGGTCTCAACGTTGCGAGAAAGTGAGGGCTTTGAGCCATCCCTGCGCGACGCACAGTTGATTGTTTTCTCCGATTCCTCCGTAGAGAAGCAGGCCTAGATTTGATTTGCCGGTGCCGCTCTGCGGAAGGCTGACGGGGCAGAGGACGCAATCTCGCCGCTTGGAAGGCACGCTCGgctttccgcttctctccgccttaggcgtccgcgtctcgctgGCACTTGGCGGGgggccctcgtcgccttccggcGAGACGGgctccgcagcaggcgagacaGCACCAAGAGGGCTGACTGTGTGACAGGCGACGTGAGGCATCGGGTCGGAGGggactgcggccgctgcctcgcagccgccgcaggcatcggcgctgtcgccgcctccgctgtccccgtctccgctgtgGAGCCCCAGCGTCTCTTCGGCTGCCCCGTGGCAGTCGGATTCGAGGCcagccagcggcgcaggaaggGACGACGAGCACGACGCCGGCAACAGGCCACACGCGGATCCTACACGCGCGTGCGAAGAGGCCGCTGAAGAAGCACGCAGGGGCGCGTAGGTGAccaacgaagacgacgcgggtGAAGCAACAAATGAGAGCGATGGAGAcggggcccgcggcgggcaggACGGGGGGGCGAGAACGCCGGGATGCGCAGGCCTCCATACTTCGTCCTGCATGTCGAAAATCCACAAGTCGTTCAGATACTCCACCGCGAGCAcccgcgtctccctctcctgcgcctcgttcTCGACGCGTCCCCCCGTTTCGCCCAGCAGGGCGAAAGCCTCGTCGAACGaccgcgcgagcggctcgcggtcgcggaggggCACGTCCGGagacgcgaccgcggtcgcgcttGCCGAGGAGAACCGCGAGAGCAGACTCCCTGATC
This DNA window, taken from Besnoitia besnoiti strain Bb-Ger1 chromosome III, whole genome shotgun sequence, encodes the following:
- a CDS encoding hypothetical protein (encoded by transcript BESB_048230), which codes for MEGRGGPVRRSGTALNAEPSARHRGDADGLHRRSATAVASSSSTPFASSAAHHHAHRTEQDPGRVALAAGRLRSDDDVEALYAGVDLIGQTIEGSKVKYTWLLTIKGTRHKVEFFHSKISGKKRLILDGRVIYEQHVMRAHKFLYSWPLQEHLLSVVFEPGDGHFHLTINGLPFSYFTHRNRVQRNPNLAAQERRARTSAYASAASCYSADACHAPPAAPAPPPQPHASGASGASSETGAGARPARTPPGHAVTSPPTSLSCSGAVTSGERASRLSRERVQRGKDGSSAAHVDVAPGARRACSDSRPAAETRDGEEGRPKEATREGTETGGARGCDAALESQKSEEVDLFDLFGATEAPPARDSLSLPLDDAAAVSSVFGGAETLMPSLGSLPPALFDPVPPPAQAKDAKSAGLPAPRASSSPSPAATGGSSSGLVSSPFSSLMGTGEVEGAPPSGRRACGPLGLLTPAAAQPAASLRASSSPFASASPLAAASSPSASLFSAPCSAASGAVSSAPKGLGSPLVEPSLAPAPRASASAPAAVSPSLAPALLPPFAAPPSRSEPADAATLCESSEAPNGPFACFDIHSATDPLFPARAAVAQARAAPPSPQPPAAASRSAAASLLLLGENGDDSGACAPPRFPSSPLAQTAASCSSSPSASAFAGSLPPRRELPARLGEVCAAVSPDPGRETDERLAQNKGAASPTSGADPGGAASTPQPEGASNAARRGVEGRRQGAKDSQADSAGSKPTARADPLLLIWEEAFRGDTARVLADREDGSSGDRHEGQAEGLRRGEPAGERREEEARLFSSSAQAALASQLDSATSEGRREKRQQAETQTFVFPGGLQPPSRLRAEPPREDDTSRRQDVPDDPFAGLMTLAGEKLDIHANF